A stretch of DNA from Melioribacteraceae bacterium 4301-Me:
ATGAACCAACTGGAAATCTTGACACAAAGACTGGCGAAGATATAATGGCTCTTTTTAATCAAATTTACGAACAAGGTAATACAATAATTTTAGTTACCCACGAAGAATATATTGCCGAACATGCAGAAAGAATAATTAGAATTCGTGATGGCTTGATTGAAAAAGATGAAAAAGTGATTAAAAGAGTAATACCTAAAAAAGAAAGTGTAGCCTAAATATTCTGACAGGGAGAGTTAATGAAAAATTACTTGTTTGAACTAAAAGAAGGCTTGTTGATATCTTTACGTGCTATCCGAGCAAATAAAATTAGATCTGTTCTCACAACTTTAGGAATTGTAATTGGAGTAGCTTCTGTTGTACTTATGTCGACTGCCATTAAAGGAATTGATAATGCTTTTCAAAAAGGAGTTTCATCACTTGGTTCTGATAATCTCTACATTGATAAGTGGGAATGGTTCAACAACGATATACCTTGGTGGCAATTAAGAAACAGAAAGAATTTAACATTAGATGACTATCGCAAATATGCTGAATTAGCAAAATTACCTCTTGCTACTGCCCCAACTGTCTGGAGTGTGCAGTCAATTAAGTTTAAGAATACAACAGTAGAATCGATATTTATTACAGGCACCACTTCTGATTACATAAAAACAACTAATCTAACATTTAACGAAGGTAGATTTTTTAACGATTTTGAAAGTAGAGGAGCTAGAAATGTAGCCGTACTTGGTGCAACTGTTGCTAAAAATTTATTTCCTCGTGGGCATGCAATAGGTCAAGAAATAAGAATAAAAGGGCAAAAGTATAAAGTTTTGGGAGTATTAGCTGAACAAGGTAGTTGGGTGATGGGAAGCTTTAATCCAGATAATCAAGTATTTATACCAATACAAAATGTCTTTAAGTATATGCAAAGCCAATCTTTTAGAAGTATTACAATTAATGTACGTGCGCCAAACAGCCAAATGATTGAAGCTGTTAAAGATGAGGCTATTGGAATAATGCGTAAAATAAGAGGATTAAAATATAATGAGCCAAACGACTTTTCTATTAATCAACAGGAAGGATTGTTAAACAATATAAATCAAACAGTGGGTGTAATACAAATAGCTGGACTTTTTATTACTGGGTTAGCTTTGTTTGTCGGTGCAATTGGTATAATGAACATTATGTTTGTCTCTGTTAAAGAGCGAACAAAGGAGATTGGTATCAGAAAAGCAATAGGAGCTAAAAAAAGAGCAATACTGACTCAATTTATAACTGAATCGGCTGTTATTTGTCTACTTGGCGGATTGGTTGGACTTTTAATTGCAGTGTTGCTTAGTATGATTGTAAATCAATTCCTTCCAACATCTGTTCAAATTGATGCGGTTATATTAGCCTTTTTTATTTCACTAATTACTGGCGTTTTGTCTGGGTTAGCACCTGCTTATACAGCATCTAACTTAGACCCAGTGGAAGCTTTGAGGTATGAATAAATGGAAATATTAGAATTATTTAAAGTCGCTTTCAATTCACTTAGAACTAATAAATTACGTTCAGCACTTACAATTTTAGGTATTGTTGTAGGTATTTTTTCAATTATTGCTATAAGTACTGTAATTGAAATGCTGCAAAGCAGTATTGAACAAGGTGTCTCTCAATTAGGGCAAAATACTTTTCAAATACAAAAATGGCCACCAGTTAGAACTGGTGGCCCTGGTGAATTTGCCAAATATAGAAACAGACCCGACATAACATTGGAAGAATTCTACGCATTAAAAGAAAAATTGACCCAAGCTAAGTATGTTGCAGCTGAACAATGGTCAGGCGGTAAAAGGTTTACTTATGGAAATAAAGAAACTAATCCTAATGTTTCATTTGCAGGTGTTACACCAGAAGCATTCCCAAATAACAAATGGATAATTGATAAAGGTAGAGCAATAAACGAAAGAGACTTGCAAAGATATGAAAATGTAGTTGTCCTTGGGGCAGATATTGCAAAGACTTTATTTGATTACATTGACCCTATCGGCCAAATAATAAAAGTAGATGGACATAAATTAAAAGTAATTGGTGTACTTGAAAAGCAAGGTAGCTTTTTTGGACAAAGCCAAGATAATTTTGCAATTACACCATTAACAACATTTCAATCCTTTTATGGCAAAAGAAGTAGAAGTATAAATATTACAGTTATGTCATATGGAAAAGACGATTACGAAAATCTTATTGAAATTGCTGAAGGTTATTTTAGAACAATAAGAAAATTGTCGCCTACAGAAGAAAATGATTTCTCAATATTTTCAAACGAATCCGTTCTTACCCAAATTAATGATATAACTGCCGGGGTTAGAATTGGCTCTTATGTTGTAGCAGCTATTGCGCTGCTTGCCGCAGGTGTTGGCATCATGAACATAATGCTTGTTTCAGTAACAGAAAGAACAAGAGAAATTGGAATACGTAAAGCTATTGGTGCTAAGAAGTCTAATATATTAACTCAATTTTTAATCGAGGCTGTTGCCTTGTGCCTAAGCGGTGGAATAGTTGGCATTATTTTGGGCATTATCGCCGGCAATGTTGCTGGTTCCTTTTTAAATGCTTCGGCTGTTTTGCCTTTAGATTGGATAATGATTGGCGTTATATTGTGTGTTGTTATTGGAATTGGATTCGGCACATATCCAGCTTATAAAGCTTCTAATCTTGATCCTATTGAAGCACTGAGATACGAATAATAATTGCAATTCTTTTACAATCTTTTGATTCTTTTTATTTAGTATCTACTAAAAAATTTTTATCAGTACATTTTAATTCAGCCTGCACATTAGGAAATTATATATTTACCCCGAATTCCCATTTTATTTTTTAAATAACCTTAGTAACATCATCAAACAAAAATGAAGATTAACTACCTTATTCTTAATTTTTCTTTCTTCAAAGAATAATTGGTTGAGGGGACCATAACCCTATAACCATTGAAGCATTCGTTTTCATTGGCTGCAGCAAAAAAGTTCATCATCTTACTTTTTGTGTCGGAGATTGCTTCTTTACTTCGTCCGTACGGAATAACAGGATAATGAATCGTAGTTGTAGATGCTTCCGTTGCTTTGATGAAAAAATTTAAGGACTCCAAAGAATGACAGTAATTTTTTATTCTATTATAAATTTCTTTTATCATGCCAAAAACACGACTCAAGTGATGGTATTTAGAATTTTGTAACACACAAGTAAGTAAGCCCACTTTCAAGTTTCTGTTTTTCTTTTATATAAAAGGACACAATTAAGTTCCATTTTTTATTGTTATACTTTGGTTTTCATGGTCGCTTAACTGTGAAGTCCGTCAGTAATTTTTAACTTTTCTGCTTTTTAATTTTATAATAACAATATTATATTGCACAATAAAAAATTAACCTAACCTTATGCAAAATTTTCTTATAGAACTAAAGGAACTTTTACTAATTGCATTAAGGGCAATTAGAGTTAATAAAATGCGCTCTGTTCTAACTACTCTTGGAATAATAATTGGAATAGTTGCGGTTACTACAATGTCAACAGCAATAGTTGGACTTCGTGAGGCTTTTATCAATTCGATCTCCTCACTCGGTAGTGATGTTTTGTATGTCGATAAATTTCCGTGGTTTATGAGTGGGAATTGGTATTTACTTCGCAACAGGAAAGATATAACATACGATCAGTACGAAAAATTAAGACAGATTTTTACTGATTACGAAGCTATGGCACCTAACAAAAGGAGCTTTGGAGTAAATGTTAAATATGAAGGTAAATCTGTTACCTCTACTTTAGTAACTGGAACTACAGAAGAATATTCCAGAACGAGCAATATTGTCCCCGAAGATGGAAGATTTTTTACAGAGTTTGAATCAAAAGCTGGCAGAAAGGTTTGTTTAATTGGCAAAGATATTAAGGATGCATTGTTTCCCAATATTTCGGCAGTAAATAAAATCATTAAGATAAACAACACACCTTTTAAGGTTGTTGGTGTGATAGAAAAGCAGGGCAGCGGCTTCTTGGGTATGTTTAGTATGGATGGACAAATTATTATGCCGCTTAAAGCTTTTGAGTCAATTATTGGAGAAGCTCGTAATAGAATGAGAATTGATATAAAAGTCAAAGATATTTCTAGAATTGAAGATGTAAAAGAAGAAATTATTGCTGCAATGAGGACTATACGCAAAGTTCCTCCTGGTAAACCTGATGATTTTGCAGTGAATCAGCAAGAGGCAATAAAAGATATGTATGATAAAACTGTTGGTGTTATTGCATTAGCGGGGATTGCAATTACTGCATTGTCCTTGTTCGTTGGTGCTATTGGTATTATGAACATTATGTTTGTATCGGTCACCGAAAGAACTAAAGAAATTGGTATTAGAAAAGCAATTGGTGCAAGAAGAATTTCAATTTTATTACAATTTCTAATTGAAGCTGCAATTATATGTATGATTGGGGGCATAATAGGTATACTAGTTTCTTTTCCATTAAGTTTGATTATCAATCAGTTTTTGCCCACTTCGATGCCAATTTACATTGTGATTTTAGCGCTTTTAATTTCTGCAACTGTAGGAATAATATCAGGTATGTTGCCTGCTATTAGAGCTTCAAAATTAGACCCAGTTGAATCTTTGAGGTACGAATGATAATCCAGATTTTTGAAAGCATTAAGCTCGCTTTGTCTTCTATTACGACAAATAAATTAAGATCAATTTTAACCTTGTTAGGCATAGCAATTGGCCTTTTTTCTATAATTATTGTTATGACGGCAATTTCAGCAATTCAGCAAAATATTGAAGATGTTTTTAATTCAATTGGTACTAATAATTTTATAATACGTAAATATCCGGCACTTCAATTTGGTCCACACGACCACAATAAATATCGAAACAGAAAAAACCTAACGGTTGAAATAGGTCAAAAACTAAAAGAAATAACCACTCTTCCAAAGGCAATTGGTATATCGATGGGCAATGGTGGTAGAGTAGTTAAGTTTAATAATGAAAAAACTAATCCAGAAATTTATGTATGGGGTGCAAACGTTGATGAAGTATTAACCTATGAATTAACCTTAAAAGAAGGCCGCACTCTTAGTAAAGCGGATGTGGATTATAATAAACCAGTGTGTGTAATTGGTTATGGTATATATGAAAAGTTTTTTCAAAAGATTGACCCAATTGGCAAGCAAATAAAAGTGGATAATTACAATTTTCAAATCATTGGTGTATATAACAAAAGAGGAAATGTATTGGGTCAGTCACAAGATAATTATGTTGTAATACCTTTGGGTGTTTTTCAAAAAGTTTATGGTGAACGCAGAACCACAGAATATACTGTGATGGCCAGAAACAAAGATTTATTGGAAGCAACCTTAGAAGAAGTTGTAGGTGCACTTAGAACACTTAGAAAAGTCCCTCCGGGTAAAGAAAATGACTTTGAAATTATTACAAATGAACAGCTTATTGAACAATTTAACGATTTAACAAAGTATTTTAAACTTGGCGCCTTCGTTGTGGCAGTTATTGCGCTTATCGCCGCTGGCGTGGGAATTATGAACATCATGCTGGTAAGCGTTACAGAAAGAACAAAAGAAATTGGAATTAGAAAAGCTATCGGCGCTACTAAACTTGCTATCAGATGGCAATTTATAGTAGAAGCTGTTGTTTTAAGTCAAGTTGGAGGTTTAATTGGAATTTTAGCTGGATTGATTGGTGGTAATTTTGTTGCTCTGTTATTAGGGGTAAATGTAATTGTCCCAGTTTTGTGGATTATTATTGGGCTGTTAGTTACTTCGTTTGTCGGCGTTTTATTTGGAGTTTATCCGGCAATTAAGGCTTCTAACCTTGACCCGATTGAGGCACTTAGATACGAGTAATTTTAAGTGCATTGTATCTTCTAAGTTGAAAGTTTACTTTAGTCGTGTATCTATAAATAACCTTAGATTAATTTTGAAATAACAAATTGTAACTTATAGCTGATTAACTTTGTCGATGAAAAATGAGACTCGTTTCATTCAATTTTCTTCTTAACAGAGATTAAAAAATTACCATTTTATTAATTAGATATAGACGATTTCTCAGTTAATTAATGTTAAGGAACATACAATCCTATTGAGCATATTGCTACTAATTTTAATTCAATAAACGCATACCTCAATTTGAAAAATATTCTAAAAAGAATAGTTTTCTTTTTTCTTTTCTTATTTTCCCATCCATTGGTAGCTCAGAATAATTACTTGGTCTCAACTGTTACAGATACATTTAAGGTTTCTGAGAATAATTCATATAAAATTTCGTCTGTAAATATTATCCCTTTTAGTGAAACTGTAAGAGTAGGAAACAAGCCTCTAAGTCGTAATGAATATTTAATCTCATACTCAAAAGCTTTTTTCCAATTAATTAACAGTAAAAATTATTCTTTGAATGATACAATTTATATCACCTACAGCACTGTAAAAATTTCATTAAGAACCACATACAACAGAAGAAAATTAATTATAAAGTATGATAAGAAGCTGAAAGACACTATTAAAACTGAAGAGTTAGGTTCGATAAATTTCTCATCGGAGTCTATTTTCGGGAAAAACATTCAAAAAAGCGGTAGTTTAGTTAGAGGTATAACTATTGGGACAAATAACGATTTTACAATTAATAGTGGACTGAGATTACAACTTTCAGGAAAATTATCCGACGAAATTGAAGTAGTTGCTGCCCTAACAGATGAAAATACACCAATTCAGCCTGAAGGCAATACTGAAACATTAGAAGAGCTTGATAAAGTTTTTATAGAAATTAAACACAAAAATGCTGTTGGTACTTTTGGGGATTACACATTAACTGATAAACTAAGCGAGTTCTCACAGCTCAATAGAAAGCTGCAGGGCCTCAAGGCTGAATTTTTTTTCGGCAACAACGCGGGTGTAATTTCTTTTGCGAGTTCGCGTGGTAAGTTTGCTACAAATCAATTTTATGGTCAAGATGGAAATCAGGGTCCTTATAGACTTACAGGAGCCAATAATGAAAGAGATATTATTATAATTGCAGGTAGTGAACGCGTTTACTTAGACGGTGAAGAGTTGAAAAGAGGGGATAATAATGATTATGTGATTGATTATTCAAATTCTGAAATTAACTTTACACCAAAAAGAATAATTACCTCTGCAAGCAGAATTTCTGTTGACTTTGAATACACTGATAGAAAATTTCAAAGGAATTTTTTCGGCGCTAACTATTCAACTAAATTTTTGAACGATAAAATTAAATTTGGCTTAAGTTATTATAGGGAGGCTGACGACCCAAATAGTCCTATAGATGTTTCATTAAACAGCGATCAATTAGAAATATTAAAAAAAGCAGGTGACGATAGAAACAAAGCAATAGTTAGCGGAGTTTCTTTAGCACCACCGGATTCTTCAGGTAAAATTTTAGGTATTTATTCAAAGGTTGATACATTGATTAATAATCAACCTTTTAGTTATTATGTATATAAACCAGGAAGTCCAGGCTCTATTTATAACGTTTCCTTTACTTATGTCGGTTTAGGAAACGGAGATTATTCAAAAGAAAGTATAGGCAATTTTAAATTTGTCGGCAAAAATTTGGGCTCGTATTTACCAGTAATTTTTCTGCCAATGCCGGAAATAAAACAACAAGCTACTTTCTTTATGTCTTCTGAAATTTTAAAGGATGTTTTTGCCAATGTAGAAATTTCAGGAAGTTCTTGGGATAAAAATAGATTTTCTAACATTGATGATAATGGGAATTTTGGTTATGCACGCAAATTTTATTTAAATGTAGAACCTCGTGATGTGAATATTGGAAAAATTAATATTGGTAAAGTTGGGTTTAAGTATAATGAAAGATTTCTGCAAGATAATTTCTCAGCATTGGACAGAATTAATGATGTTGAATTTAATCGCTATTACAATATTCCGACTTTAGCTTTGGGTAATCAAATTTTAAGAGAAATTTCTTTATCATTAATACCGATTAAACAAATCACATTTTTTTCCCAGTACGGTTATTTAAAACAAGGCGATACCTTTAGTTCTGATAGATATTTAACTCAACTTTCAATTAATAATGAAAGCAAATATTCTGCTAACTACACTTTGGATTACGTTAAAAGTAAAAACACTGCAATAATTACTAAGTGGAACAGGCAAAATGGTGCGATCGAATATAATTTAGGCTTTGTTAAACCTAAGATTGATTTTTTATATGAAGACAAAGAGGAAACATTGCCTCAAAAACCCGATTCACTTATTCAATCGAGTTTAAATTACATTGAAATTGGGCCCGGAATATCAATAAATAAAATAAAAGGATTGAACTTTAACCTAAAGTATTCCTTCAGAAGAGAATCTTTTCCACTAAACGGAATAATGAAAACTCAGTCAAACGCTTTTACACAGCAATATCAAGTTAGCTATAACGCATCAAAAGTATTTTCAACTTCTGTAAATGTTGCTTTTAGGGATAAGAAAATTACCAGTGACTTTAAAAAGCATGGTTTAGTAAATAATCAAACTGTTCTTATTCTTTCGCAATCTAAGTTTAATTTTTGGCAAAATGCAATTAAAGGTGACCTTTATTATCAAGCATCAACTGAACAAACTTCAAAGCTTCAAAAAGTTTTTGTACGTGTTCAGCAGGGAACTGGCAATTACAAATATTTAGGTGATTTGAACAATAATGGAATAGCAGATGAAAACGAATTTGAACCAACGATATATGATGGTGATTATGTGTTAGTTACTTATCCAACAGACCAGCTTTATCCAGTAATGAATTTAAAATTAAATACAAGATGGAAAATTGAATTTGCTGATTTCTTCAAAGAAAAAAATTTTTGGGGGACTATATTCAACCCAATTTCTACTGAAACTTCATTTAGAATTGAAGAAAACAGTAATTTAACCGATACGAAGCAGATTTATTTATTAAATCTGTCAAAGTTCTTAAACGACTCAACTACCATTCAAGGGGTACAATATTTTCAGAATGACATAAATATTTTTAAAAACAAAAGTGATTTCTCTTTAAGGTTTCGCTATATTCAGCGTAAAAATTTGAATCAATATAGCACCGGCTTAGAAAGGGGATATTTTAACGAGAGAAGTCTTAGAATTAGATTTAATATGTTAAAAGAAATTAATAATCAAACAGATATAATTTTCCAGAATGATAACTTAATATCTCCGCCAGCAACAAACAGAGCTAGAGAAGTTAAAAGTGCAAATTTTGTTAGCGATTTCTCTTATCGACCAATAAGTAATTTGGAATTTGGATTTAAAATAAGTGCTGGTCAAAGCCAAAATTATTACACGTCAATTCCAACCGTAATTAATAGTAATTCTTTGGCTTTAAGATTAACATGGTCATTAGCAAATTTAGGCAGAGTAAGAACTGAACTCCAGCGAACTGAATTGACAGCAAATTCTTCAAATGTGAATATCCCTTTTGAAATAACAAAAGGTAATGTTATTGGTAAAAATTATTTTTTGCAATTTAACTTCGATTACAATATTGCTAGTAATTTGTTACTTACCTTTTCTTATAATGGACGTTTACAAGGAGATACAAAAATAATTCACACAATGCGTGCAGAAGCTAGGGCCTACTTTTAATTTATTAATAAAGGATTTTTTATAATGAAGCTTGGTTCTAAAATTATCGAGGCACACATATTTAAACAAAGCAATTTTGATGTTGAATTCCTTTTACTTAAAAGGGCAAAAGATGTTGTTTACCCGAACCTTTGGCAGATGGTTACCG
This window harbors:
- a CDS encoding ABC transporter permease — protein: MKNYLFELKEGLLISLRAIRANKIRSVLTTLGIVIGVASVVLMSTAIKGIDNAFQKGVSSLGSDNLYIDKWEWFNNDIPWWQLRNRKNLTLDDYRKYAELAKLPLATAPTVWSVQSIKFKNTTVESIFITGTTSDYIKTTNLTFNEGRFFNDFESRGARNVAVLGATVAKNLFPRGHAIGQEIRIKGQKYKVLGVLAEQGSWVMGSFNPDNQVFIPIQNVFKYMQSQSFRSITINVRAPNSQMIEAVKDEAIGIMRKIRGLKYNEPNDFSINQQEGLLNNINQTVGVIQIAGLFITGLALFVGAIGIMNIMFVSVKERTKEIGIRKAIGAKKRAILTQFITESAVICLLGGLVGLLIAVLLSMIVNQFLPTSVQIDAVILAFFISLITGVLSGLAPAYTASNLDPVEALRYE
- a CDS encoding ABC transporter permease, producing MEILELFKVAFNSLRTNKLRSALTILGIVVGIFSIIAISTVIEMLQSSIEQGVSQLGQNTFQIQKWPPVRTGGPGEFAKYRNRPDITLEEFYALKEKLTQAKYVAAEQWSGGKRFTYGNKETNPNVSFAGVTPEAFPNNKWIIDKGRAINERDLQRYENVVVLGADIAKTLFDYIDPIGQIIKVDGHKLKVIGVLEKQGSFFGQSQDNFAITPLTTFQSFYGKRSRSINITVMSYGKDDYENLIEIAEGYFRTIRKLSPTEENDFSIFSNESVLTQINDITAGVRIGSYVVAAIALLAAGVGIMNIMLVSVTERTREIGIRKAIGAKKSNILTQFLIEAVALCLSGGIVGIILGIIAGNVAGSFLNASAVLPLDWIMIGVILCVVIGIGFGTYPAYKASNLDPIEALRYE
- a CDS encoding ABC transporter permease: MQNFLIELKELLLIALRAIRVNKMRSVLTTLGIIIGIVAVTTMSTAIVGLREAFINSISSLGSDVLYVDKFPWFMSGNWYLLRNRKDITYDQYEKLRQIFTDYEAMAPNKRSFGVNVKYEGKSVTSTLVTGTTEEYSRTSNIVPEDGRFFTEFESKAGRKVCLIGKDIKDALFPNISAVNKIIKINNTPFKVVGVIEKQGSGFLGMFSMDGQIIMPLKAFESIIGEARNRMRIDIKVKDISRIEDVKEEIIAAMRTIRKVPPGKPDDFAVNQQEAIKDMYDKTVGVIALAGIAITALSLFVGAIGIMNIMFVSVTERTKEIGIRKAIGARRISILLQFLIEAAIICMIGGIIGILVSFPLSLIINQFLPTSMPIYIVILALLISATVGIISGMLPAIRASKLDPVESLRYE
- a CDS encoding ABC transporter permease; this translates as MIIQIFESIKLALSSITTNKLRSILTLLGIAIGLFSIIIVMTAISAIQQNIEDVFNSIGTNNFIIRKYPALQFGPHDHNKYRNRKNLTVEIGQKLKEITTLPKAIGISMGNGGRVVKFNNEKTNPEIYVWGANVDEVLTYELTLKEGRTLSKADVDYNKPVCVIGYGIYEKFFQKIDPIGKQIKVDNYNFQIIGVYNKRGNVLGQSQDNYVVIPLGVFQKVYGERRTTEYTVMARNKDLLEATLEEVVGALRTLRKVPPGKENDFEIITNEQLIEQFNDLTKYFKLGAFVVAVIALIAAGVGIMNIMLVSVTERTKEIGIRKAIGATKLAIRWQFIVEAVVLSQVGGLIGILAGLIGGNFVALLLGVNVIVPVLWIIIGLLVTSFVGVLFGVYPAIKASNLDPIEALRYE